GGCGTACGCGAGAACACGCTGAGGCGGTCCCCGGTCGTCTTAGACGCAGAGATCGGCGGGCGGGTTGCTCCTGACGGGGACCAGTGATCGCGACCTGGGACGTGAGTGATGATGGAGGGTACGGACAGCTGTCTGTCCACAGAATTCGCTCTATGACAGCTGATGGTCATCGGCCGAATGCCGATGGCCGTCAGCCCGGAAAGGCTCGACATGGCACCGCGCATCCTGCTGGCCCGCCACGGACAGACGGAGTGGTCCCTGTCCGGGAAGCACACCGGCAGGACGGACGTCCCCCTCCTGGAAGAGGGCCGCAACGGCGCGAAGCTCCTGGGCGAGCGCCTGCACCGAGCCCCCTTCGCAGGCCTCCCGGACGTCGAGGTGCGCACCAGCCCCCTCTCCCGCGCACGGGAGACCTGCGAGATCGCCGGCTTCGGGGACCGTGCCACCACCTGGGACGCCCTCATGGAGTGGGACTACGGCTCCTACGAGGGGATGACCCCGGCCGAGATCCAGGACGTACACCCCGGCTGGTTCATCTGGCGCGACGGCGTCCCCCGGGGCGAGACCCTGGAGCAGGTCACCGCCCGCGCGGACGAGGTGGTGGCCTGGGCACGCGGCGCGGACCGCGACGTCCTGGTCTTCGCGCACGGGCACATCCTGCGCTCCATCGGCGCACGCTGGCTCGGCCTCGGCATCGATTTCGCCGCCCGCATCCGCCTCAACCCGACCTCGATCTCCACCCTGGGCTGGGCCTACGGAGAGCCCGCCATCGAGTCGTGGAACGACACCGGGCACCTGGCCTAGCGGCAGTACGGCCGGCTACACGGCCCGCGGCAGAGAAGCGTGCCGCTCCAGGAAGCCGCACACCCCCGAGGCCCGCCGGTGCGGAAGCAGCACCCGGGCCGTCGTGGCGAGCATCGACTGGATGCGCGACGACTGCACCTCGTCCAGGAGCCCGAGCACGCGCATGCCCGCCGTCGCCGCCTCGTCCGGGCGGCCCGCGCGGGCCAGGTCGTCGGCGAGCTGCGCGGTGTAGAGGGCGATGTTGCGGGTGAACTGCGGGGTCTGCGCCGACGCGATGCCCGCCGCGCGCCGTGCGTGCCGGGCGGCCCGCTCCCAGTCGCCGAGCGCCGACCAGCACTGTGCCTCCAGCACTTCGAGCTCGGCGGGGCCGTAGAAGGTCATCCACTCCGGGTCGGCGTCCGAAGGGCCCCGGTCGAAGAGGGCGTGCGCGCAGGTCAGTGACCGTTCGCAGCCCGCCCGGTCGCCGAGCCCCGCCCAGCCCCCGGCCTCGCGCAGCGCGAGGAGCGAGAGCAGCCGCGGCGACGAGAGGTGCCGGGCGGCCCGCGTCGCCGCCTGGGACGCCCGCACCGCCTCCCTGGGCCGCCCCGCGTCGCGTGCCAGGAACGCCGTGTTGCAGAAGGCGTGCGCCTCCAGGGCGGCATCGCCGGCCATGCGGGCCGTCGCGAGCGCCTCGGCGTAGTGCGAGCGGGCGTCGTCGAAGCGGCCCGAGTCGTGCGCCAGCCAGCCCACGGAGATGGAGAGTTCCCCGGCGCTCGTGTACAGCCGGTCCGCCATCGGCTGCCGGGTGGTGCCCGCGTCGAGCAGGGCGTAGGCGGTCCGCAGCGGGGCCGCCGCGCGCCGGTAGAGGCCGTCGGCGCCGTGCCGGTCGTCGAGCAGCCGGATCCTGCGCACGGCTTCCTCGACCGCGGTCGCCTCGGCCTCGCCCACCCGGCCGCCGCGCTGCGCGGTGGCCTCGGCGGCACTCGGTTCCGCGAGCCCGATGGGCCCCAGCGAGGCGGCAGCCACGGTGGCCGTGCCGCTCATGAATGCGCGTCGCCGCACGTCGATCTCCTCGTGACTCTGGATCTCGTACGGGTCGCACTCGTGCGGCTCGGGGCTCGGCGGCCCGGACGGGGGAGACTCATACAGCTGGATCGTGGTGTGTGGTGCGGGCGCCCCGGACGTGGCGCGCGCCCCCCGTCCGCGCACCGCGGAGCGGGGTACGAACCCCAGATCCGTCAGTGTCCGGCCGGGGAACAGGTGCAGGAGCACCCGCTCGTAGGCGTAGTTGGGGCAGCGGATCTCGCCCGCCTCGACGCGTCCGATGTAACGGGCGTCGCAGCTGACGCGCTCCCCGATCTCGCGAGCGGCCCTGCGGATCAGGGCGGCGAACTCGCCCGGCGAGCGCTGCCCGCGCAGCTGCCGGAAGTGAAGGTTCGGTTGTGGGGACGGAGTTGACGATGCCATCGGTGACGACGCCATGGCCTGACCCTCTCGTACGGATCGTGCCGGATTGTGCCGGATCCTGTGGATCCGGCGATGCTGCCCCTGTTCCGGCGGAGCACGAACGTACCCGTTGTGATGGGGGCGGCACGCGGAGTTTGGCTACAAACCGGATATCTCACCCATGATCTGCCATGAAGTGCCATCCTTTGCGGCGGCATTACGCCGTAGCTGTTGACGCCGTCCCGCGTTGAACCATGCGGAGAGGGAGCGACGCGGCTCCCGCCCTTGCGAGGAGGGGTCCCCTTGTTGGAGATCGGCGTGGAGAACGGCGAATCGCGGGCGTCGCTGACCACGGCTCGGCACCTGCCGACCCAGGACCGTAGCGCACCACCACAGCAGGGCATCCGGCCGGCGGCGCCCGCCGGGCCTCCCGGCTTCTGCGATCTCGTCACCGTCCCGGCCCGCCAGGGCCTCGAAGCGGTCGACATCCTGCGCCGCGGGGCGGGCGACGCCGTCGGTCCCGTCCTGCACGACGGGAGCTGCGACACCCTCGGCTTCCTGGTCCCGCCCGGCACCGCCGACGCCTGGGACCTGCCGGGCAGCGCGTGTACGCAGACCTTCGGCCGCGGTGCCCGGCTGGCCGTCGAGCCGGACCCCGTGCCCGGACCGCCCCCGGTGGCGGGCTCCGGCTGGCTGCTGCCCCCCGACGAGGCCGACCCGGTCACCGACCCCGCCGTGCTGCGCGCGGCGCTCGGCCAGGCGGCCCGCACGATCGAGGCCGCCGACAACTGCCGCTGAGCCCTCGGCGGGGCGGTGCCCCAAGGTCATCGGGCCGCGAGCTCCGCGTACGCCGATAATGGTCCGATGGCAAGGAACAGGCGATCCCGGGAAGAGGCGGAAGCCGTCGTCGAGGAAGTCGACGGGGGACTCGCGGAGCTGATGCCCGACCGGGACAGGCCGCGCGCGTGGACGCTGCTCGTGGATGGCGCCCCGCAGTCCCACGTCGACCTCGACGACCCGGCGTACCTCGACTTCGAGTACCAGCGCAGGATCGGCCACGCCGCCGACCTGGTCGCGCCGCCCGGCAAGCCGATCCAGGCCCTGCACCTCGGCGGCGGCGCCTTCACCCTCGCCCGCTACATAGCCGCGACCCGGCCCCGCTCCACCCAGCAGGTCATCGAGCGCGACACGGCGCTCGTCCAACTCGTCCGCCGCGAGCTGCCGTTGGACCCGCAGGCGCGGATACGGGTGCGCGGCACCGACGCCCGCGAAGGGCTCGCGAAGATCGCGGACGGCTGGGCGGACCTCGTCATCGCCGATGTCTTCAGCGGCGCCCGCACCCCCGCCCACCTCACCAGCGCCGAGTTCCTCACCGACGTACGCCGGGTCCTGAAGCCCGGCGGTCTCTACGCGGCCAACCTCGCCGACGGGCCGCCGCTCGCGCATCTGCGCGGCCAGCTCGCCACCGCCTCCGCGCTCTTCCCGGAGCTCGCGCTCATCGCCGACCCCGCCGTGCTGCGGGGCAAGCGGTTCGGCAACGCGGTGCTCGTCGGCTCCGACCGGCCGCTGCCGATCGCCGAGCTGACCCGGCGCAGCGCGGGGGACTCGCATCCGGCGCGGGTCGAGCACGGCAGGGCGCTCATCGACTTCAGCGGGGGAGCGGCGGCGGTCACGGACGCGAGCGCGGTGGCATCGCCCGCGCCGCCTCCCTCGGTGTTCCGATGAAGGCGGTCCGCTGAGACGTTCCGCCGAAACGCGTGCGGGTCAGTATTTGTTGATCTCGACCGCCGGGGCGTGGTCGTGCCATGTGCAGAACACCGAGACCTTGTCGGCGCCCGACGTGAACTCCACCCGGATCCAGGTGTCCTGCTTCCACACCTGCACCGACCAGCCCGCCGCCGGGGTCGCCGACACCAGAGTCGCGGAGTCCTTGCCGAGGTCGAAGACGACCCGGCCGCCGTCGGAGGAGTAGCTCTTCACGTTGCCGGGGGCGGGGGCCGGTGCGGAGGGGGTGCTCGGCTTGCCGGTCCCGGACTTCGACGGCTCGCTCTCGGGGGACTTCGACGGCTTCTGTGTCTTCGAGGGCTTCGATGGCTTCGGTGTCGGCGTCGGGTCCGGGCGGTGCGTGGAGGACGAGAGCGGCTCCGCGCGGTCGCCGTCGGCGGCCAGGGGAACGGCACGCGGAGGGTCGTAGGCGGTGCCCGCCATGACCGTGTGGACACCCCACCAGGAGAGCGTGACCGCCGCGCCCGTGGCGAGCGACCAAGCCATTGCGTGTATGAGTCCTCTGCGCATCGCGAGCCATACTGCACCACCGGGGCGCCCGGCGTCCCAGGAGGACCGGGGTCACTCATATGGCGTACGGTGCCGCCCATGGCAAGTGTGCTCGTCGTCGAGGATGACCAGTTCGTACGCTCCGCTCTCATCCGGCATCTGACCGAGGCATCGCACACCGTGCGCAGCGTCGGCACGGCCCTGGAGGCGCTGCGCGAGGTGGCCCATTTCCGTTTCGACGTGGTGATCCTGGACCTCGGTCTGCCCGATCTGGACGGTTCCGAGGCGTTGAAGATGCTCCGCGGGATCACCGACGTCCCCGTGATCATCGCCACCGCGCGTGACGACGAGACCGAGATCGTCAGGCTCCTGAACGACGGCGCCGACGACTACCTGACCAAGCCGTTCTCCGTCGAGCACCTGTCGGCCCGGATGGCCGCCGTCCTGCGCCGCTCGCGCGTCACCGCGGGCGAGGCTCCGCCGAGCCGGGAGATACGCGTCGGCGGGCTCGCCATAGACCCGCTGCGCCGCCAGGCGGAGCTGGACGGCGCGCGGCTCGACCTGACCCGGCGCGAGTTCGACCTGCTCGCCTTCCTCGCGGGGCGGCCCGGTGTCGTCGTACCGCGCAAGGAACTGCTCGCCGAGGTGTGGCAGCAGAGTTACGGGGACGACCAGACCATCGACGTACATCTGTCGTGGCTGCGTAGGAAGTTGGGCGAAACGGCCGCGAGGCCGCGCTATCTGCACACGCTGCGGGGTGTCGGCGTCAAGCTGGAGCCACCCCAGTGAGGTGGGCGCTCGTCAAGGTGTGCCTGGCCGTCACGACGATGGTCGTGGTCGCCTTCGCGGTGCCGCTCGGGCTCGTCATCCAGGAGATGGCGCGGGACCGGGCCTTCTCGAACGCGGAGCGGCACGCGGCCGGCATGGGCCCCACGCTCTCCATCACCACCGACCGCGATCAGCTGACGAAGGCCGTCGCCACGTCCGAGGCGGGCGGCGAGGGCCGCATGGCCGTGTACGTACCGGCCACCGACGACGCGCCCGCCCTGGACATCGGCGACGGGCGGGCGGACGCGTCCGCGGTGGAGACGACGCGCAAGGAGGGCAGGGCGCGGACCACGACGGTGGAGGGCGGCTTCGCGCTGCTCCAGCCGACGGCGCTGAGCTCCACCCAGATCGCCGTGGTCGAGATCTTCGTGCCCGAAGGCGCGGTCAGCAACGGCGTGACCACCGCCTGGCTGGTGCTCGCGGGCGTCGGCGTCGCGCTGATCATCGGGTCCGTGGCGGTGGCGGACCGGCTCGGCGTACGCATGGTGCAGCCCGCCAAGCGGCTCGTGGGCGCGGCGCAGTCCCTCGGGGAGGGGAAGCTGGGGGCGCGGGTCCCCGAGGAGGGGCCGACGGAGCTGCGGCTTGCCGCCGTAGCGTTCAACTCGATGGCCGACCAGGTGGTCCAGCTCCTGGCGAACGAGCGGGAACTGGCGGCGGACCTGTCGCACCGCCTGCGCACTCCGCTGACGGTGCTGCGGCTCAACGCGGCCTCGCTGGGGGACGGTCCCGCCGCCGAGCAGACCCGGATCGCGGTGGAGAAGCTGGAGCGCGAGGTCGACACGATCATCCGCACCGCTCGCGACGCCAAGCCGCAGACAGCCGCGGTCGGCCCCGGCGCGGGCTGCGACGCCTCCGAGGTGATCCAGGAGCGGATGGCCTTCTGGTCGGCGCTCGCGGAGGACGAGGGGCGCGAGGTGCGGGTCGCGGGGGTGGAGCGGCCGGTGTGGATACCGGTGGCACGCCCCGAGCTCGTCGCCGCCCTGGACGCGTTGCTGGGCAACGTCTTCCGGCACACGCGGGAGGGCTCGGCGTTCGCGGTGGACGTGCACAGCGGGGAGGACGCGGTGATCGTCCTCGTCTCGGACGCGGGGGCGGGGATCGCCGACCCCGAGGCCGCGTTGGCGCGGGGCGCCGGTTCGGGTGCCGATGGCTCGACGGGGCTCGGCCTGGACATCGTGCGGCAGCTCGCGGAGTCCACCGGCGGCGATGTCCGTATCGGGCGGTCCGTGCTCGGCGGTACCGAGGTCCGCATCTGGATCCAGCTGGACGGGCGTCGGCCGGTGGCCGGGGGGCGTGGGCACGGGGGTTCCGTACGCCGTCGGAAGCGGACCGCCGGCGCGCGCTAGCCCTGAACCGCCGCTGAGCCCTGCGCCGCCGAATCCTGAACCGCCGCTTCGCGACGGATTTTTCCCGCCCACCCACCCGTTCACCCCGCCTCTAGCTGTGAACGAGAGCCCACCATTAACCGCCCCCGATCGCTCCCTTAAGCCCGCCCTAAGATCCAGTGCAGAGCCCCATATGCCCGCAATGCCGCGTCCCCGCGAGGCTAACGTGCTGCACGCATCCCCACAGCACCCCCACCCCCGCACAGCTAAGGCAGGCACGCGATGAGCAGTACGCATCGGCGCACGGTGAGCACCAGGTCCAAGGTCATAGGCGGGCTCGCGGCCGCCGCCCTCATCGGTGGCGGCGCCTTCGCCCTCTCCGGGACGGCCCTTGCGACCAAAGCTCCCGCCGAGGACACCGCGAAGGCCGCGGGCAGTGCCAAGTTCGCCCCGTTCGTGGACACTTCGCTCGCCCCCGCGTACGACCTCGTCGACACCGCCGACAAGACCGGCGTGAAGGAGTTCACCCTCGCCTTCATCACCTCCGGCGGCGGCTGCGAGCCCCTCTGGGGCGGCGCCACCGGCCTCGACGACGACAAGGTCGCCTCGCAGATCGAAGCCCTGCGAGCCAAGGGCGGCGACGTACGCGTGTCCTTCGGCGGTCAGGCGGGCTCCGAGCTGGGCCTCAAGTGCGACACCGCCGACGAGCTGGCCAAGGCGTACGGCAAGGTCATCGACAAGTACAAGCTGACGAAGGTCGACTTCGACATCGAGGGCGCGGCCCTTCCGGAGACCGCCGCCAACACCCGCCGCGCACAGGCCATCGCGCAGCTGCAGAAGGAACACGAGGGTCTGGACGTCTCGTTCACGCTGCCCGTCATGCCCGAGGGCCTGACGCAGCCGGGCGTCGACCTCGTCGCCGACGCCAAGAAGAACGGCGTGCAGGTCTCCGCCGTCAACATCATGGCCATGGACTACGGGGCTTCCTACAGCGGTGACATGGGCAAGTACGCCATCGACGCCGCCACCGCCACGCAGAAGCAGATCAAGGGTGCCCTCGGTCTGTCCGACGAGGCGGCCTGGAAGGCCGTCGCGGTCACCCCGATGATCGGCGTCAACGACGTCACCACCGAGGTCTTCAAGGTCGACGACGCCACGGAGCTGGTGAAGTTCGCCGAGGAGAAGGGTCTCGGCTGGCTGGCGATGTGGTCCTCGACCCGCGACAAGGCCTGTGAGGGCGGCGCCAACGGCGGTGCCTCGCCGACCTGTTCCTCGATCGAGCAGGAGCCGCTCGCCTTCACCAAGGCCTTCGGCGCCTACAAGTAGCCACCGCCCCCCACGGCGCCTCGACCGGTACCCCCCCACCCGGTCGGGGCGCCCACCTCTGTCCCGTACTTCCCGTCCCTCCCGTACTTCCCTTACTACGCCTTCGACGCCTGCCACTCCGACGCGTAGTCGTTGAAGATCGACCGCAGGTGATGCCCGATCTTCAGGTAGTCGAGGTCGTCGAGGTTCGCGAGCGACACCCGAACCGACCACTCGGGACCCTCGAAGCCGCCGCCGTTCAGGAGCACCACGTGCGTCTGCTCGGCGAGGCGGAACAGCGGGTCGACCGGCTCGTAGTTCTTCTCCAGGAAGTCGGCGAAGTCCTTGCCGTGGACGCGTTCGGCCTCGGCGAGCAGATCGAGCTCGATGTAGTAGCCGGCCCGGTGCGGGTCGTCCGAGATCTTCATCTCGGCGCCCTCCAGAAGGAGTTCGAGCCGCTGCCGCACGATCGCGCGGATGCGGAGCTTGTACGCCTGTCCCTCCTCCAGCATGTCGAAGAGGGAGAAGAGGACCATCATCATCTGCTGCGGGAGGGACAGCCCCGAGGTGTGGTTCAGCGCCACCTGCCGGGAGTCCGCGACCAGGCGGTCGATGAACCTGATCTTCTCCGGCTCAAGCGTCAGCGTCCCGTACCGCTTGGCGAGCCGGTCCTTCTCCGCCTGCGGCAGCGCCGCGATCAGCTCGTCGATGACGTTGTCGTCGTTCAGCCCGATGACGCCCAGCCGCCAGCCGGTGGCGCCGTAGTGCTTGGAGTACGAGTAGACGAGCAGCGTGTTGCGCGGCAGGTCGGCGGCGACGGACCGGAAGCCCTCGACGAACGTCCCGTACACGTCGTCCGTCACGATCAGCAGGTTCGGGTTCGATGTGGCGACGATCTGCTTGATCTGGTCCGCGACCCGCTGACTCAGCGCAAGCGAGGGCGGGTTGGAGGGATTGACCAGGCAGACCATCTTGATGTCCGAGTCGGCGAGCTTGGCGACCTCCTCCTCCGGGTAGCGCCACTCCCGCACGCCCGCCTCGGCGAACATGCTGGCCTCGACGTACGTCACGTCGAACTCGTACGTGTCGAGCTCGGGGATCTCGACGTACGGCGTGAACACCGGCACCATCAGGGCGATCTTGTCGCCCTTGTGCAGGACGCCGTTCTTCATGAGCGAGTCGAAGATGTAGCACATCGCGGCCGTGCCGCCCTCGGTGGCGAACAGGCTGAGGTTGCCCGGCGGGGGCTTGTGGTCGAACATCTCGTCTGCGATGTAGCCGCGCACGATCTCCTCGGCGTGCTTCAGCATCCGGTCGGGGACGGGGTAGTTGTCGCCGACCGAGCTGTCCGTCAGCTCGTGGACGAATTCGTCCCGGTCGAAGCCGAACCGCTCGACGGCGTACTCCACGCACTTCTGGAGCAGCTCGATGCCGGGCAGGTCCGGGTGCTGCCGCACGAAGGTGTCGAAGCGGGCGCCCGACCCCTTCTTCTCCGGCATGCCCCCGAGGTCGTCGGCGGTCCACACCCTCCTCGACTCCGAGAGGGCGAAGTAGCCGAGCGCGTAGAAGGCCTCGCGGGGCCCGGTGGCGATCCAGTTGGGGTTGCCGCGTCCCGCGTTGAGCATCTGGACGCTGGACGTCTCCTTCTGCCCCGGCTTGTCGGCCTGCACCGCCTGGGCGATCTGGATGAACTTGTCCTTCAGCTCGAAGGGGCTGAGCTGGGCGAAGGACTGGATTTCCTCGCGGGTGAAGGTGGTCTTGGGCACGGCGCTCGTTCCTCACATGCGTACGGAAAGGGGAGAGGCGGAAGGGGGGAGAGGCGGAGAAGGGCGGTAGGGGAGAGGCTCAGTGGTGGAGCAGGACGATGACGGCTCCCCAGATCGTCAGGAGCACGTTTCCGACGGCGTACGGAATCGTGTAGCCGAGCGTCGGGATCTGGGACCTGGACGATTCGTTGATCGCACCGATCGCCGCGGTGGTCGTCTGGCCGCCCGCGAGGACGCCCATCAGGATGGGGAAGCGGATCTTCTGCACGTAGTGCCCGAAGAGGAAGCCGACGATCAGCGGGATCACCGTGGCGACCGCGCCGAACACGAGCAGGCCCCAACCGGCCGTCGAGAGGCCGGAGGTGAAGCTCGGGCCCGCGTTGATGCCGACCACCGCGACGAACAGGCAGAGCCCGAGCGTGTCCATGAACCACTGGGCGCCGGGCGGGACGTTCCCGTACGTCGGGTACTTGCCGCGGATCCACCCGAAGACCAGGCCCATGATCAGCGCGCCGCCGGATGTGGAGAGCGAGATCGGCACGCCGCCCGCGGTCAGCGCCGGGATGCCGATGCAGCCGCCGAGGAAGATGCCGAGCCCCACCCAGATCATGTCGGTGGCGAAGGACGTCGGCACGGGCTTGCCGAGCTCCTTGCCCGCCGGGTCCACCAGGCGTCTGGGGCCGGTGAGGATCAGGGTGTCGCCGCGCTCCAGCCTGGTGGAGAGGCGGTAGGGGAAGTCGGCGCCGGAGCGGTACAGCTTGTCGACGTAGACACCGACCATGAACGGCTCGCGCCGCAGGTCCCCGATGGTCCTGCCCAGCTGGTCCTTCTCGGAGGCCACGACGTGCAGTGACTCGGTCTGGTAGCCGAGGAGTTCGACGTCGTCGGTCTCGGCGCCGATGTGCGTACGGGCGTCGAACTCGACGAGCGAGCCGCGCAGCGCGCTCAGCGCCACGACGTCGCCCTCGCGCAGGGCGAGCTGCTGGTCGTGGTCGAGGATGTGCCCCTCTCTGCGTACGCGGGTGATGTAGACCCGGCGGCCCAGCTCGCGCTGCTGGTTCTCGAAGTCCTCGATGGTGCGGCCCACGAGGTCGGGGCGCTGGATGGTGTAGGCGCGCAGGACGACCTCGTAGTAGCCCTCGGCGAGGTCGGGGTCGTCGCCGGGGGCGTCCAACTCCTTGGCCAGGGCGGCGGATTCGGCCGCGAGGTCCTTGCGGTAGAGCTTGGGCAGGACGTTGGCGAGCAGCATCGCGCAGAGGATCGTGCCCAGGGGGTACGTCACCGCGTATCCGATGGCGACCAGGTTCGACTCGCTCTTGACCTGCGCGGAACTGAGACCCGGCAGGTTGGAGATCGCGTCGCCCGCGACGCCGATGACGGCGGACTGGGTGAGCGCGCCGCCGAGCAGACCCGCCGAGAGACCGGGGCCGTAGCCGAGCATCGCGGCGAAGGCCCAGCAGACGAGCAGGCCGGTCACACAGACGACGACCGCGTTGAGGACCTGCGGGAGGCCGTCCTTCTTCAGGCCGCGGAAGAACTGCGGGCCGACCTTGTAGCCGAGCGCGAACAGGAACATCGTGAAGAAGAGGTTCTTCACGGTGCCGTCGATCTCGACCTTGAACTGCGCCCCGAGCAGCAGCCCCGCGATGAGGCAGCCGGTGACCGCGCCGAGCCCGATGGCCTTGTAGCGCAGTTTCCCGAAGAGGAAGCCGATCGCCACGGTGATGAAGACGAGCAGCTCGGGATGGGGCTGAAAGATGTTCCGGTTGAGGAAGTCGATCATTTTCTACGCTCCGGGTGCGCCGGGTCAGGCGCCGAGTACGCCGACGAGGATCGGCCCGGTCAGGGGGAGCAGGAAGTTGGAGAGGGCGTAAGTGATCGTGTAGCCGAGCAGCGGGACGGAGCTCTGGGCCACCTGGGTGACGGAGGTGATCGCCGGGGTCGAGCACTGCTGGCCGGCGATGGCGCCGATCAGGAGCGGTTTCTCGATCTTCAGGAGCTTGCGGCCGATGAGGAGCGAGATCGTCGCGGGCACCAGGACCATCGCGATCCCGGCGAACGGGAGCAGCGCCCCGTACTCCTTGAGCAGCGGCCAGGCCTGCGGCCCCGACACGAGCCCCGTACAGGCGATGAAGATCGCCAGACCCATGTCCTTGAGGGTGTTCGCGGCCTGCGGCGGGAACGCCCCGAAGGTCTGTCTGCGGGAGCGGAACCAGCCGAAGAGCAGCCCGGAGATCAGACAGCCGCCGCCCGTGCCGAGCGACATGGGCACGTCGCCGAAGTGCACGACGACCTGCCCGAGCAGGGAACCGGCGGCGATGCCCAGACCCAGATAGATGAAGTCGGTGGCGTCGTTCTTGACGACCGCGCCGATCCTCGCGACCAGCTTGTTCAGGCCGGAGCGCGCGCCCACCAGGGTGAGCACGTCACCGCGGCGCACGGTGGTGCCACCGGCCGCGGGCAGATGCTGGTCGCCGCGCAGTACGTCGGTGACGTACACGCCGTCCTTGATGAACTCGGGATGCGCGCGCTGGAGGTCGTCCACGCTCATGCCGTCCGACGACTTGTCGGTGACGGCGACCTGGGCGGTGGCCAGCGGGGTGTCGACGCCGGGGATGCCGGGGGTCTCGGGGCCGATGAGGTGCCCGGACTCGATGACGTTGGCGCGGCGGCCGACCACCAGGACCAGGTCGGAGAGGGTGAGCGCCAGGCCGGGCGCGGGCGTCAGGTTCTTGCTGCCCCGCTTGACGGCCTCGACGGTGACCCGGCCGTCGAGGTCCGACTCCAGGTCGCCGACGGTCCTGCCGTCGGCCGTGGTCACCAGATAGGTGCGGCCGACCATGCCCGGCAGCGCCTGCCGCTCGTCCGGCTCCAGGCCGCCGCCCGAGCCGCGCATCTTCTCCCACAGCTCACGCGAGGCGTCCCGCAGGTTGATGCGCATCATCATCGGCATGATCTGGCTGGTGTAGAGCACGATGGTGATCAGGCCGAAGAGGTAGCAGACCGTGTACGCGGTGGCCACGTGCCCCTGGTACTGGGTGATCTGGTCAGGGGTGAGGCCGTCGAGCTTGCCGATGGCCTCGGTCGCCGTACCGACGACGGCCGACTCGGTTGCCGCACCCGCCAGGATGCCCGAGGCCGT
This Streptomyces sp. NBC_01283 DNA region includes the following protein-coding sequences:
- the aspT gene encoding aspartate-alanine antiporter; translated protein: MIDFLNRNIFQPHPELLVFITVAIGFLFGKLRYKAIGLGAVTGCLIAGLLLGAQFKVEIDGTVKNLFFTMFLFALGYKVGPQFFRGLKKDGLPQVLNAVVVCVTGLLVCWAFAAMLGYGPGLSAGLLGGALTQSAVIGVAGDAISNLPGLSSAQVKSESNLVAIGYAVTYPLGTILCAMLLANVLPKLYRKDLAAESAALAKELDAPGDDPDLAEGYYEVVLRAYTIQRPDLVGRTIEDFENQQRELGRRVYITRVRREGHILDHDQQLALREGDVVALSALRGSLVEFDARTHIGAETDDVELLGYQTESLHVVASEKDQLGRTIGDLRREPFMVGVYVDKLYRSGADFPYRLSTRLERGDTLILTGPRRLVDPAGKELGKPVPTSFATDMIWVGLGIFLGGCIGIPALTAGGVPISLSTSGGALIMGLVFGWIRGKYPTYGNVPPGAQWFMDTLGLCLFVAVVGINAGPSFTSGLSTAGWGLLVFGAVATVIPLIVGFLFGHYVQKIRFPILMGVLAGGQTTTAAIGAINESSRSQIPTLGYTIPYAVGNVLLTIWGAVIVLLHH
- the aspT gene encoding aspartate-alanine antiporter, translated to MGVLRDHPEFALFICLALGYLVGKVRVGPITLGGICGTLIVSLLLGAWAKVVVSDDVKTIFFALFIFSLGYLAGPQFFSNLNRESLRFFALCGIELVCVLGIAFGLAKAFDLDVGTASGILAGAATESAVVGTATEAIGKLDGLTPDQITQYQGHVATAYTVCYLFGLITIVLYTSQIMPMMMRINLRDASRELWEKMRGSGGGLEPDERQALPGMVGRTYLVTTADGRTVGDLESDLDGRVTVEAVKRGSKNLTPAPGLALTLSDLVLVVGRRANVIESGHLIGPETPGIPGVDTPLATAQVAVTDKSSDGMSVDDLQRAHPEFIKDGVYVTDVLRGDQHLPAAGGTTVRRGDVLTLVGARSGLNKLVARIGAVVKNDATDFIYLGLGIAAGSLLGQVVVHFGDVPMSLGTGGGCLISGLLFGWFRSRRQTFGAFPPQAANTLKDMGLAIFIACTGLVSGPQAWPLLKEYGALLPFAGIAMVLVPATISLLIGRKLLKIEKPLLIGAIAGQQCSTPAITSVTQVAQSSVPLLGYTITYALSNFLLPLTGPILVGVLGA